GTCGCCCACCGGCGGGCACTGCTCGGCGACGATGGCCAGGTCGGTCAACGCCCGGCAGGGGCGGTCCTGGTCGACCAGCACCTTCAGGCCCTCGCTGCACCCGTACGCGAGGACCACCGCGACCGGGGTGACCAGGGCGAGCGCCCGGTCCCGGGGGCCGCCGCCCAGGCGCGGCCAGGCGGCCAACAGGAAGAGCAGCCCGAGCAGGATGATCGACGCCTCGGTGAAGTGGCCCATGAACCACTGCACCGGCTCCGGGTTGGCGTCGGCGAACTCGACCACGTCCCGGTACCAGTCCCCGCTGACCTCCGGAACGTCCGACGGCGCCTCCGACGGCGCCTCCGCCGCACCGACCAGACCTGAGCCGATCATGTCCCACCTCACCATGCCGTTACCCCACCAAGCGTTCAGAAACCGTTTACGAACGAGCACCGTAGGAAACCATGTCGGTTCACCGCAGCGTTCATTGGTTGATCCGAAACCCTCACTTTCGTCTCAGCGGCCTCTCAGCCGGGTCCGGTTGACTGGCCGGTGAGGTCCCGCAGCCTTGGAGGCGATGTGCACACCACCGGAACCGCCGACGGGCGGGAAGGCCCGCAGTCGACGGCGAAGGACGCGACCTGGCGGGTCCGGCGTACCGGGTCCGACCTGGACCGGCTCGCCGAGACCGAGTCGATCTTCGCGTTGAGCAACGGCTGGATCGGGTGGCGGGGCACCCTCGACGAGGGGCAGCCGTGCGGGATGCCCGGCACCTACCTCAGCGGGCTGCACGAGCGGCGGGAGCTGACCTACCCCGAGGACGGGTACGCCTTCCCCCAGCTCAGCGACACCGTGATCAGCGCGCCGAACGCCGCGCTGATCCGGCTCTTCGTCGCCGGCGAGCCGCTGGACGTGACCACCGGCACCCTGCGCGAACACGAGCAGACGCTGGACCTGCGGGCCGGCGTCGTCGAACGGCACACCGAGTGGGTCTCGCCCGCCGGGCACCGGGTACACGTCCGCAGCACCCGGCTGGTCTCGCTCTCCCGGCACCCGATCGCCGCCGTCCGGTACACCGTCGAGGCCCCGGACGCGCCAGTGGAGCTGCGGGTCTGCTCCGACCTGCAGGCCAACGAGCGGGTGCCGAACCGCTCCGACGACCCCCGGGCCGCCTCGGTGATCCCCGACCCGCTGACCGCCGAGACCCACCGGCGGCACGGCACCGGCGGCGCGCTGGTGCACCGCACCGAGCGCAGCGAGCAGCGGGTCGCCGTCGGGGTCGGGCACACCGTCGAGACCCCGGAAGCCGACGACTGGGCCACCGAGACCGACCTGACCGACGACCGGCTGCGGGTCACCGTGGTCGGCACCCTGGAGCCCGGCCAGCGGCTCACGCTCACCAAGTTCGCCGCGTACGAGTGGGCGGCACTGGACGGCACCGACGCCGAGGAGATGGCCGAGCACGTCAGCCGGGCGGTCGAGGAGGCCCGCACCGAGGGGTTCGACGCGCTGCTGGCCGACCAGCGGGCCGCCCTCGACGTGGCCTGGCGGACCGCCGACGTGGTCGTCGACGGCGACGAGAAGTTGCAGCAGGCCATCCGCTTCGCCGTCTTCCACCTGCTGCAGGCCGGCCGGCCCGACGTCGACCGGACGATCCCCGC
Above is a window of Micromonospora yangpuensis DNA encoding:
- a CDS encoding phosphatase PAP2 family protein — encoded protein: MIGSGLVGAAEAPSEAPSDVPEVSGDWYRDVVEFADANPEPVQWFMGHFTEASIILLGLLFLLAAWPRLGGGPRDRALALVTPVAVVLAYGCSEGLKVLVDQDRPCRALTDLAIVAEQCPPVGDWSFPSNHSTIAGALATAVVLLHRRIGWYAAVPLAALAAFSRVYVGVHYPHDVVAGVLLGTLVVAVVAPLLARPVSEVLRRRSRRAEDPIPVDRH